Proteins encoded by one window of Xanthomonas sp. DAR 80977:
- a CDS encoding septal ring lytic transglycosylase RlpA family protein: MNPNALLRIVPVVALLALAACSSAPKKTAGGAAAAPGVRVEGRGPAHVATGCPSTSPYAPAKEDPSTRGNYTAGGLYAPGVSDSTPDYVPNVACIPEPLVTDEPRSAIGNRSPYMVLGREYKIIDDPHSYVERGTASYYGSKFHGRLTSNREVYDMYAFTAAHKTLPLPSFALVTNLDNGESVVVRVNDRGPFHDDRVIDLSYAAAVKLGITGKGTGRVEVRGLTPADNGNLLASRRTGKQVATGTALASAAGAGAAAQSAAARRATDMDNLVKALPAKPATTVAAASVPARGTATSTAAAPSAATATAAAAALPEGERWRYRVQADADTAANADHFDDWMKSRGVRVATGKPAKVAAPVAAAPVQTRRGATPPAATPAAVASAAPAAVVPAAPVASAARAAADNAAARGPLGILLQVASFASRENANRALSQLASAGIVGASVSDIVSGGRTLWRLRVAAEDHGRAAELASRIAGLGFGRPQIVKD; this comes from the coding sequence ATGAACCCGAACGCGCTGCTCCGGATCGTCCCCGTCGTCGCACTGCTGGCGCTGGCCGCCTGCAGCAGCGCCCCGAAGAAGACCGCCGGCGGCGCCGCCGCAGCGCCCGGGGTCCGGGTGGAAGGCCGCGGACCGGCGCACGTCGCCACCGGCTGCCCGTCCACCTCGCCGTACGCACCGGCCAAGGAGGACCCGTCCACGCGCGGCAACTACACCGCCGGCGGCCTGTACGCGCCCGGCGTCAGCGACAGCACCCCGGACTACGTGCCCAACGTAGCCTGCATTCCCGAGCCGCTGGTCACCGACGAGCCGCGCTCGGCGATCGGCAACCGTTCGCCGTACATGGTGCTGGGCCGCGAGTACAAGATCATCGACGACCCGCACAGCTACGTCGAACGCGGCACCGCCTCGTACTACGGCAGCAAGTTCCATGGCCGCCTGACCTCCAACCGCGAGGTCTACGACATGTACGCGTTCACCGCCGCGCACAAGACCCTGCCGCTGCCGAGCTTCGCCCTGGTCACCAACCTGGACAACGGCGAATCGGTGGTGGTGCGGGTCAACGACCGCGGCCCGTTCCACGACGACCGGGTCATCGACCTGAGCTACGCGGCGGCGGTCAAGCTCGGCATCACCGGCAAGGGCACCGGCCGGGTCGAGGTGCGCGGGCTGACCCCGGCCGACAACGGCAACCTGCTCGCGTCGCGCCGCACCGGCAAGCAGGTCGCGACCGGCACCGCGCTGGCCAGCGCAGCGGGCGCGGGCGCCGCCGCGCAGTCCGCCGCGGCGCGCCGCGCCACCGACATGGACAACCTGGTCAAGGCCTTGCCGGCCAAACCGGCCACCACCGTCGCCGCGGCCAGCGTGCCGGCACGCGGCACCGCGACGTCCACTGCTGCCGCGCCCAGCGCCGCCACCGCGACCGCCGCGGCCGCCGCCTTGCCGGAAGGCGAGCGCTGGCGCTACCGGGTGCAGGCCGATGCCGATACCGCGGCCAATGCCGATCATTTCGACGACTGGATGAAATCGCGCGGCGTGCGCGTGGCCACCGGCAAGCCGGCCAAGGTCGCCGCACCCGTGGCCGCCGCCCCGGTCCAGACTAGGCGCGGCGCGACGCCGCCCGCCGCCACACCGGCTGCTGTCGCCAGCGCGGCGCCGGCGGCTGTGGTGCCCGCCGCGCCGGTCGCGTCGGCGGCCCGCGCCGCCGCCGACAACGCCGCGGCGCGCGGCCCGCTCGGCATCCTGCTGCAGGTGGCCAGCTTCGCCAGCCGCGAGAACGCCAACCGCGCGCTGTCGCAACTGGCCTCGGCCGGCATCGTCGGCGCCAGCGTCAGCGACATCGTGTCCGGCGGGCGCACGCTGTGGCGGCTGCGGGTCGCGGCCGAGGACCATGGCCGCGCCGCCGAACTGGCCAGCCGCATCGCCGGCCTGGGCTTCGGCCGCCCGCAGATCGTCAAGGACTGA
- a CDS encoding D-alanyl-D-alanine carboxypeptidase family protein, producing MKFRFAVAAVATFAVGLVSAQTPGPVPAPPAAAAPAAVAIPPAPKPAVSKSWVLMDYATGQVLAGENEHVQVAPASITKVMTSYVVAAELKLGKIKRDDQVMLSERAWREGGAGTDGSYSGFPVNQTARLEDMEKGMAIQSGNDAAIALAEHTAGSEEAFAALMNNYASKLGMTGSHFVNAHGLSAEGHHTTAYDLALLGRAMVRDYPETYAYNKIKEFRVGDITQQNRNLLLWRDPSVDGIKTGHTSEAGYCLLSSAQRGDQRLIAVVMGDSSEKQRAEDSLALLNWGFRFFETHRLYEPGKQVAQQRVWKGTEKEVLLGVAQPLLVGVPRGRYNELKPSIDVPKTLEAPIKQGQAIGTVKVSLDGKVIAQAPLVALKAVDEAGFFKRLWDSFWMWWEAE from the coding sequence ATGAAATTCCGCTTCGCCGTCGCCGCCGTGGCGACCTTCGCCGTCGGCCTGGTTTCCGCGCAGACCCCCGGCCCGGTGCCGGCACCGCCTGCCGCTGCCGCGCCCGCCGCCGTGGCGATCCCGCCGGCGCCCAAGCCGGCCGTGTCCAAGTCCTGGGTGCTGATGGACTACGCCACCGGCCAGGTGCTGGCCGGCGAGAACGAGCACGTGCAGGTGGCCCCGGCCAGCATCACCAAGGTGATGACCTCCTATGTGGTCGCCGCCGAGCTGAAGCTGGGCAAGATCAAGCGCGACGACCAGGTCATGCTCAGCGAACGCGCCTGGCGCGAGGGCGGCGCCGGCACCGACGGCAGCTACAGCGGTTTCCCGGTCAACCAGACCGCGCGCCTGGAGGACATGGAAAAGGGCATGGCGATCCAGTCCGGCAACGACGCGGCGATCGCGCTGGCCGAGCACACCGCCGGCAGCGAGGAAGCCTTCGCCGCGCTGATGAACAACTATGCGTCCAAGCTCGGCATGACCGGTTCGCACTTCGTCAATGCCCACGGCCTGTCCGCCGAAGGCCACCACACCACTGCCTACGACCTGGCGCTGCTGGGCCGGGCGATGGTGCGCGACTATCCGGAAACCTACGCCTACAACAAGATCAAGGAATTCCGGGTCGGCGACATCACCCAGCAGAACCGCAACCTGCTGCTGTGGCGCGACCCCAGCGTGGACGGCATCAAGACCGGCCACACCTCCGAGGCCGGCTATTGCCTGCTCAGCTCCGCGCAGCGCGGCGACCAGCGCCTGATCGCGGTGGTGATGGGCGACAGCTCCGAGAAGCAGCGCGCCGAGGACAGCCTGGCGCTGCTGAACTGGGGCTTCCGCTTCTTCGAGACCCACCGCCTGTACGAGCCGGGCAAGCAGGTCGCGCAGCAGCGCGTGTGGAAGGGCACCGAGAAGGAAGTGCTGCTGGGCGTGGCGCAGCCGCTGCTGGTCGGCGTGCCGCGCGGCCGCTACAACGAACTGAAGCCGTCGATCGACGTGCCCAAGACCCTGGAAGCGCCGATCAAGCAGGGCCAGGCGATCGGCACGGTGAAGGTCTCGCTGGACGGCAAGGTGATCGCGCAGGCGCCGCTGGTGGCGCTGAAGGCGGTCGACGAGGCCGGTTTCTTCAAGCGCCTGTGGGACAGCTTCTGGATGTGGTGGGAAGCCGAGTGA